A region of Paenibacillus sp. 37 DNA encodes the following proteins:
- a CDS encoding 50S ribosomal protein L25, giving the protein MTTSFQAETRIPLNSSRLKDLRKSGRLPGIVFGKNTENEMIHIPTIEFQKWLKHGASGFIELQFEEKGSLTVLLEDLQRDSVTRDLIHVDFQQVQTNEIMRTKIPVKFNGTPIGTKQGGVVQVQLSSIEVEALPRHLPTSIEFDISTMELGETIHVSDAKFAPDVTVISEGNESLLSVVKP; this is encoded by the coding sequence ATGACTACTAGTTTTCAGGCGGAGACCCGCATTCCATTAAATTCTTCTCGACTTAAGGATCTACGTAAATCCGGGCGCTTGCCAGGTATTGTGTTTGGAAAAAATACGGAGAATGAGATGATTCATATTCCAACAATAGAATTTCAAAAGTGGTTGAAGCATGGAGCGTCTGGTTTTATTGAATTGCAGTTTGAAGAGAAAGGCTCATTGACCGTATTATTGGAAGACCTTCAACGGGATTCGGTTACACGAGATTTGATTCATGTGGATTTTCAACAGGTGCAGACCAATGAGATCATGCGTACTAAAATTCCTGTCAAGTTCAACGGCACACCGATTGGCACAAAACAGGGCGGAGTCGTGCAAGTTCAATTATCTTCTATTGAAGTTGAGGCATTGCCGAGACACTTGCCAACGTCGATTGAATTTGACATTAGTACTATGGAACTTGGAGAAACGATACATGTAAGTGATGCTAAGTTTGCACCAGATGTGACGGTGATCTCTGAGGGAAATGAGTCTCTTCTCTCTGTAGTTAAACCTTAA
- the srtB gene encoding class B sortase yields MSKTKKILIAVSLLVLVFSLVSLARTFLRDYAEKQKIEELTKVWKEGSEQGGGDAIPSLLFNKGNEPVMLPEFRDLYERNSDIVGWLKIDGTRIEYPVMQSPQDSEYYLNHDFDKNENQGGLPFLDESSTTNNSDILLIHGHHMKSGWMFKDLMKYKGESFYQEHATFQFSTLYKKEEYEIVAVILSKVYRKSDDVFKYYQIENVNTPAEFDSYVQNIKQLSLYDTGVTAQYGDKLIVLSTCEYSTENGRLAVVARKR; encoded by the coding sequence ATGAGCAAAACTAAAAAAATTCTTATCGCTGTTTCCTTGCTTGTGTTGGTATTTTCACTTGTTAGTCTTGCGAGGACTTTCTTGCGAGACTATGCCGAGAAGCAGAAAATCGAAGAGTTAACAAAGGTTTGGAAAGAAGGATCAGAACAAGGTGGAGGGGATGCAATCCCCTCCCTTTTGTTCAATAAAGGCAATGAGCCGGTTATGCTTCCCGAATTTCGAGATCTTTACGAGAGGAACTCAGACATCGTCGGCTGGCTGAAGATTGATGGTACCCGAATTGAGTACCCAGTCATGCAGAGCCCACAGGATTCGGAGTACTATCTCAATCATGATTTTGATAAAAATGAAAATCAAGGCGGTCTTCCTTTTTTGGACGAGTCTAGTACGACCAACAATTCAGACATTTTGCTGATTCATGGTCATCACATGAAAAGTGGTTGGATGTTTAAAGATTTAATGAAGTACAAGGGTGAAAGCTTTTATCAAGAGCATGCGACGTTCCAGTTCAGCACGCTTTACAAAAAGGAAGAGTATGAGATTGTTGCCGTTATTCTGTCAAAAGTTTATCGCAAATCGGACGACGTGTTTAAATACTACCAGATTGAGAATGTAAATACGCCCGCCGAGTTCGATTCATATGTTCAGAATATCAAACAACTCTCTCTTTATGACACAGGCGTAACAGCACAGTATGGTGACAAGCTTATTGTACTGTCCACATGCGAGTATTCGACCGAAAACGGTAGGCTAGCGGTGGTGGCCCGAAAGCGTTAA
- a CDS encoding 5'-nucleotidase C-terminal domain-containing protein, giving the protein MFWKKVLGKSTLRVATAALLLTQLLGAAGSVSAAGNDVEVHLIGINDFHGQLDTTSIVGDKKAGTAPILATYLKEAQAKYEHSLLFHNGDSVGASAPASSLDRDEPTMEWMNMMGFDVGSLGNHEFDQGVAALKAQIFGGLDPKEGKVTHAGAKFDYVNANVIETATGKTLIKPYVIKEVGGVKIGFIGLVTKSTPAKVSPSGTAGVRFLSPEEEVEAVNKYAKELQDKGVETIIVLAHDPATTKEGVTTGEAADLAKALPADSPVDVIVAGDNHALANGEVNGKLIVQAYSYGTAFEDIKLMIDPATGDVTEKSATVTTTFQEGVKEDSETLAIIKKSLDKHPELTKPVGTTDGSVLRTDAYNNEAPLGNLIADAMRKADFGDKASAADFAFMNPGGIRADLPQGDVTFADLAKIQPFGNTLVKLELTGEQVKTLLQQQWGTNADGTPNTKTLQISGLKYTADFNKPVAERVTGLSLEDGTTIDPAKTYTAVVNNFMAAGGDNYKVLLDAKSSLAGPIDLDVFYQYIVDTYKGGSIVVKNEGRITNLAASTEPTETPVTTEVISRAEFVSALVDMLKLNEVATAPAFKDVAANAAYADAIAEATHAGFIQGYGGNFYPDRDITREEAATILAKLVKDQATDKDAATIIASFEDGKSVSAYAIKPMAKLIDKGIFAGTDKKSLQPKQGLTTNDAKALIEKAVAAKAS; this is encoded by the coding sequence ATGTTTTGGAAAAAAGTTTTGGGCAAAAGCACACTTCGTGTAGCTACTGCCGCACTATTACTCACGCAACTATTGGGCGCAGCGGGTTCCGTCTCTGCCGCAGGTAACGATGTAGAAGTACACTTGATTGGAATCAATGATTTCCACGGTCAGTTAGATACCACATCAATCGTGGGTGATAAGAAAGCAGGAACGGCTCCAATTCTAGCAACCTATCTCAAAGAAGCTCAAGCCAAATATGAACACTCCCTACTCTTCCATAATGGGGACTCTGTTGGTGCATCTGCTCCAGCCTCATCTTTGGATCGTGACGAGCCTACCATGGAATGGATGAATATGATGGGCTTTGATGTAGGGTCCTTAGGGAATCATGAATTCGACCAAGGTGTTGCTGCTTTGAAGGCACAGATCTTTGGTGGCCTTGATCCAAAAGAAGGTAAGGTAACGCATGCCGGTGCAAAATTTGATTACGTTAATGCAAACGTCATTGAAACCGCTACCGGAAAAACACTGATCAAGCCTTATGTAATCAAAGAAGTAGGCGGAGTCAAAATTGGATTCATCGGACTAGTGACGAAATCCACACCTGCTAAAGTATCTCCATCGGGGACAGCTGGCGTACGTTTCTTAAGTCCAGAAGAAGAAGTTGAAGCCGTTAATAAATATGCAAAAGAATTACAAGATAAAGGTGTAGAAACGATCATCGTGTTGGCACATGATCCAGCAACCACCAAAGAAGGCGTAACGACTGGAGAAGCAGCTGATCTGGCAAAAGCTTTACCGGCGGACTCCCCTGTTGATGTTATCGTTGCAGGTGACAATCATGCTTTGGCTAACGGTGAAGTGAATGGAAAGTTGATCGTTCAAGCTTATTCTTATGGTACGGCGTTTGAAGATATCAAGTTGATGATTGACCCTGCTACCGGGGATGTAACCGAAAAATCAGCGACTGTTACAACGACTTTCCAAGAGGGTGTAAAAGAAGACTCTGAAACATTGGCAATTATCAAGAAATCATTGGACAAGCACCCTGAACTGACGAAGCCAGTGGGTACAACAGATGGTTCTGTTTTGCGTACAGATGCCTACAATAATGAAGCGCCTCTAGGCAACCTGATTGCAGATGCAATGCGTAAAGCAGACTTTGGGGATAAGGCAAGTGCTGCTGACTTTGCATTTATGAATCCAGGTGGTATTCGTGCGGATCTGCCACAAGGCGATGTAACCTTTGCTGATCTTGCCAAAATCCAACCGTTTGGTAATACTCTAGTAAAACTGGAGCTGACTGGCGAACAGGTTAAAACCTTGTTGCAGCAACAATGGGGTACCAATGCTGACGGTACACCTAATACCAAAACACTCCAAATCTCTGGTTTAAAATACACTGCAGATTTCAATAAGCCGGTCGCAGAACGCGTTACTGGTCTCAGTCTGGAAGATGGAACAACGATTGATCCTGCAAAAACATATACGGCTGTAGTTAACAACTTTATGGCTGCAGGTGGAGATAACTATAAAGTGCTGCTGGATGCTAAATCATCTCTGGCAGGTCCTATCGATCTGGATGTATTCTACCAATACATCGTAGACACGTATAAAGGCGGTAGCATCGTAGTAAAAAATGAAGGACGTATCACAAACCTGGCTGCATCTACCGAGCCAACAGAAACACCCGTAACAACAGAAGTCATTTCTCGTGCTGAATTTGTAAGTGCTCTGGTCGACATGTTGAAACTTAACGAAGTAGCTACAGCACCTGCATTCAAGGATGTTGCCGCTAATGCTGCATATGCAGATGCGATTGCTGAAGCTACGCATGCTGGATTCATTCAAGGTTATGGTGGAAACTTCTATCCTGATCGGGATATCACGCGTGAAGAAGCTGCTACCATTCTTGCTAAATTGGTAAAAGATCAAGCGACTGATAAAGATGCTGCTACGATTATTGCTAGTTTTGAAGATGGTAAATCCGTGTCTGCTTATGCAATTAAACCTATGGCAAAACTGATTGACAAAGGTATTTTTGCTGGAACAGATAAAAAATCACTTCAACCTAAACAAGGTCTGACTACTAACGATGCAAAAGCATTGATTGAAAAAGCTGTTGCAGCAAAAGCTTCATAA
- a CDS encoding Ig-like domain-containing protein produces the protein MYLRKKIGIIVLVVSLMAGLLCLKASDKVYAAAPTSTISMEYALLGIGTTAKVFFTFSEPVQGLDNGDLTVPESGTLTAPVSSDGGYTWTATLTPKPDITDATNVITLNNEGVMNLGGIVGVGTSTSSNYTIDTLRPTATIVVADTVLTAGETSLITITFSEAVTGFSVDDLIVENGTVSGLSSSNGGITWTATLTPAFGITDATNIITLDNTGISDLAGNMGTGKTPSNNYEIYTAQPTATIVVANTTLNIGKTSDVTFTFSEAVTGFTLADLVVTNGTINNLATNDNIMYTAKFTPTAGITVGTNKITLHNTGVVNQSGITGIGTTDSNNFAIDTVRPTATINVADMNLTAGKTSEVTFTFSEAITGFTNEDLTVANGTLSAVRTSDEGITWTATLIPTVGIDDGTNVITLDNSGISDMAGNAGTGTTASNNYAVYTSRPTATIVVADGTLTLGKTSLITITFSEAVSGFDNADLTIASGTLTTVRSTDGGVTWTATLTPQANVSKSVNVITLQNTGVSNGAGNAGEGITESNPYSVFTVQPVQTTSPSSPSAPIAPIDNTVKSTTGKITVPIGKSGLVSLDKEIQISIPAGASSRELTLSIDKVSNTEPLLTHKEILASPVFELLKNFTENFLVPVKLTFTFDSTGLERHHSTAVFYFDEVNMTWEKVDGGIIQGNQITVEVNHFTKYAVLVVDQTSGKPILNSPVEPTVESGFSDISGHWAEARIQQALSKGIITGYPDGTFNPGKNVTRAEFSVMLMNALNSQKAGAELVFSDKTEIGTWAKMAVSQAVQEGIISGYPDDTIRPNANITRAEMVVMVANALKASNIDNATTSFADDKSIPVWAKTSVETLKELGLVEGMGNNEFKPKAQTTRAEAVVILMNMLDKTKAE, from the coding sequence ATGTATTTAAGGAAGAAGATTGGAATTATTGTTCTGGTGGTATCCCTAATGGCAGGATTGTTGTGCCTCAAAGCATCAGATAAGGTGTATGCTGCGGCTCCAACATCAACAATTTCGATGGAATATGCGCTGCTGGGAATTGGCACCACCGCAAAGGTATTCTTTACGTTCTCGGAACCGGTACAAGGGTTGGACAATGGAGACTTAACTGTTCCGGAAAGCGGCACACTGACTGCACCGGTCTCTTCGGATGGAGGTTATACGTGGACCGCAACTCTCACACCTAAACCAGATATTACAGATGCAACCAACGTCATAACCCTGAACAACGAAGGTGTGATGAATCTAGGCGGTATTGTAGGTGTGGGCACGTCCACTTCGAGTAATTATACTATTGATACATTAAGACCGACAGCAACCATTGTTGTAGCCGATACGGTCCTTACCGCTGGGGAGACATCACTGATCACCATCACATTTTCCGAAGCAGTTACCGGCTTTAGCGTTGACGACCTAATAGTTGAGAATGGTACGGTGAGTGGCCTTAGTTCCTCCAATGGAGGTATAACATGGACCGCGACATTAACGCCAGCTTTTGGTATCACCGATGCAACCAATATTATCACGCTTGATAATACGGGCATTAGTGATCTTGCGGGCAATATGGGCACGGGGAAAACGCCTTCGAATAACTATGAGATCTATACCGCCCAGCCAACGGCAACGATTGTCGTAGCCAATACAACGTTGAATATTGGCAAGACGTCTGATGTGACCTTCACCTTCTCTGAAGCAGTGACCGGTTTTACGCTTGCCGACCTTGTGGTGACGAATGGAACCATTAACAATCTGGCTACGAACGACAATATTATGTATACAGCAAAATTTACCCCTACTGCCGGCATCACTGTGGGAACGAACAAGATTACACTCCATAATACGGGTGTAGTGAATCAAAGCGGCATAACAGGTATAGGTACAACGGATTCCAATAACTTCGCCATTGATACGGTCAGACCGACAGCAACGATTAACGTCGCCGATATGAACCTGACTGCCGGCAAGACATCAGAGGTCACCTTTACGTTTTCGGAAGCAATTACAGGCTTTACCAATGAGGACCTGACTGTTGCAAACGGCACGCTGAGTGCTGTGCGTACATCTGATGAGGGGATTACATGGACTGCGACATTGATACCAACTGTAGGTATTGATGATGGAACCAATGTCATCACGCTTGATAATTCGGGTATTAGCGATATGGCAGGCAACGCAGGCACGGGAACGACTGCTTCGAATAATTACGCAGTCTATACCTCCCGACCAACGGCAACGATTGTTGTAGCTGATGGAACGCTTACTCTTGGCAAAACATCCTTGATAACAATCACATTCTCTGAGGCAGTGTCAGGTTTTGATAACGCAGATCTGACGATTGCAAGCGGTACACTGACTACTGTCCGTTCAACCGATGGGGGAGTGACGTGGACAGCAACTTTAACCCCACAAGCGAATGTGAGCAAATCGGTCAATGTCATCACCCTTCAAAATACGGGAGTGTCCAATGGTGCAGGTAACGCAGGAGAGGGAATAACGGAGTCGAATCCGTACTCTGTTTTTACTGTACAGCCGGTACAAACAACAAGTCCGAGCAGTCCTTCTGCACCAATCGCCCCGATAGACAATACAGTCAAATCAACAACGGGTAAAATAACCGTTCCGATTGGTAAGTCAGGGTTGGTTAGCCTGGACAAAGAGATTCAAATCTCAATTCCAGCAGGGGCATCATCTCGCGAGCTGACATTATCCATTGATAAAGTTTCCAATACGGAACCTTTGCTAACACATAAAGAAATTCTGGCCAGCCCGGTATTTGAACTTCTGAAGAATTTTACGGAGAACTTCCTCGTACCGGTAAAACTGACATTTACCTTTGATTCAACAGGTCTTGAGCGTCATCATTCGACAGCTGTTTTTTATTTTGATGAAGTGAACATGACATGGGAGAAAGTAGATGGAGGTATTATTCAAGGGAATCAAATCACAGTCGAGGTCAATCACTTCACGAAGTATGCTGTCCTTGTTGTTGATCAAACTAGTGGAAAGCCCATCTTGAATAGTCCAGTTGAACCGACGGTAGAATCTGGCTTTAGCGATATCTCGGGACATTGGGCTGAAGCAAGAATTCAACAAGCTTTAAGCAAGGGTATAATTACCGGTTATCCGGATGGAACGTTCAATCCGGGGAAGAACGTCACACGTGCCGAGTTCTCAGTCATGCTGATGAACGCCTTGAATTCACAAAAAGCAGGAGCTGAACTGGTATTCTCAGATAAAACCGAAATCGGAACTTGGGCCAAAATGGCAGTCTCGCAAGCCGTGCAAGAAGGCATTATTAGCGGTTATCCAGACGACACGATCCGGCCGAACGCCAATATAACACGTGCCGAGATGGTAGTGATGGTTGCGAATGCACTCAAGGCATCTAATATAGACAATGCTACAACGTCTTTTGCAGATGACAAATCTATTCCTGTTTGGGCGAAAACCTCTGTGGAAACTCTGAAGGAACTTGGTCTTGTAGAAGGCATGGGTAACAACGAATTCAAACCTAAAGCACAAACCACCAGAGCAGAGGCTGTTGTTATATTAATGAACATGTTAGATAAAACCAAAGCGGAATAG
- a CDS encoding ABC transporter substrate-binding protein produces the protein MLIGISTVFSTGKQVFANSDNEADSTRTLKVLYWNEDDFKMTYGDLFSQKYPNVNIEVVTPGGMEAIRDYNGAIQKYSPDLVMLPPYQYQQMSKDKKLVDLEPLIKRDTYDTTTLYPGLLDELKEQGGGKLYGLSPKADSYALLYNADLFKKYNVKTPTDGMTWEEILNLAKKFPTKGDKNSRIWGLSSFGSSNLVMDIARTEGLTYLDPNTLKATANTTAWKNAYRLSSEATKSGVLDELISLSGKSYLESNSFIMGRSAMKVASISQLQSLQAAKNSVKNYKPFTLGIAAGPAAKDRKSTGNVYIHEIFAIPAGASHVDAAWDFIKYFNGEEYANEYYKPKNSNNSIGAPLSRMIKEYSGYKLDAFYKLKPNLDSSITSYVLMNKSPNFELRFRSIVLKELTQVANGKKTLDKATAAIQSNTQAVADKLKKAQAAK, from the coding sequence ATGTTAATCGGTATTTCAACCGTTTTCAGCACAGGCAAGCAAGTTTTTGCAAATTCGGACAACGAGGCAGATTCGACACGTACTTTAAAAGTATTGTACTGGAATGAAGATGATTTCAAAATGACATATGGAGATCTGTTTAGTCAGAAGTACCCGAATGTAAATATTGAAGTAGTTACACCTGGAGGTATGGAAGCGATTAGGGATTACAACGGGGCCATCCAAAAGTATTCACCGGATCTTGTGATGCTACCCCCTTACCAATACCAACAAATGTCTAAAGATAAAAAACTGGTCGATTTAGAACCTTTAATTAAACGAGATACGTATGACACGACAACGTTATACCCCGGCTTGCTTGATGAATTGAAGGAACAAGGCGGTGGCAAACTTTATGGGTTAAGCCCAAAAGCGGATTCGTACGCTCTTCTGTATAATGCTGATTTATTTAAAAAGTACAATGTTAAAACACCAACGGATGGGATGACATGGGAAGAGATATTGAATCTTGCTAAGAAATTCCCAACCAAGGGAGATAAGAACTCCCGAATTTGGGGCCTAAGCTCCTTTGGATCCAGTAATTTGGTAATGGATATCGCCAGAACAGAAGGATTAACGTACTTGGATCCAAACACCCTAAAGGCTACTGCAAATACAACTGCATGGAAAAATGCTTATCGTCTATCGAGTGAGGCAACGAAGTCCGGAGTACTTGACGAGCTGATCAGTCTGTCCGGCAAAAGTTACTTGGAAAGTAATTCGTTCATTATGGGACGATCTGCTATGAAAGTAGCCTCTATTAGTCAGTTGCAGTCCCTGCAAGCAGCAAAAAATAGTGTGAAGAATTACAAACCTTTCACACTTGGTATTGCTGCCGGCCCTGCGGCTAAGGACCGAAAATCAACAGGCAACGTATATATTCATGAGATATTCGCGATTCCAGCAGGCGCATCTCATGTTGATGCCGCTTGGGATTTCATCAAATATTTCAATGGAGAAGAATACGCTAATGAATACTATAAACCCAAGAACTCGAATAATAGTATCGGTGCTCCTCTATCTCGCATGATTAAAGAGTACTCCGGTTACAAGTTGGATGCATTCTACAAATTAAAACCTAATCTGGATTCATCGATAACAAGTTATGTTCTCATGAACAAGTCACCAAATTTTGAATTGAGATTTCGGTCAATTGTATTGAAAGAATTGACACAGGTAGCAAACGGGAAGAAAACATTGGACAAAGCAACTGCTGCTATCCAATCCAACACTCAAGCCGTTGCTGATAAATTGAAAAAGGCTCAGGCGGCAAAGTAA
- a CDS encoding response regulator transcription factor — MAESTILMVDDEAEIIQLMSIYFNNEGYKLLQAANGMEALKILQTKQVDLIVLDLMMPKMDGLQACMKIRETNPIPIIMLSAKSQDIDKISGLSIGADDYVTKPFNPLELIARIKSQLRRMNQFNSVLGNANEIHIENVVINNASHTVTVDQQEIKLTPREFALLHMLAVNRGMVLSMDRIYEEVWNEPFMESKNSVMVHIRKLREKIESNPREPRIIKTVWGIGYKIESDLKARGE, encoded by the coding sequence ATGGCGGAAAGCACAATTCTAATGGTGGATGATGAAGCGGAAATTATCCAATTAATGAGTATTTATTTCAATAACGAAGGTTACAAGCTTCTGCAAGCAGCAAATGGGATGGAGGCGTTGAAGATTCTGCAGACCAAGCAGGTTGATCTAATTGTACTGGATCTAATGATGCCCAAGATGGATGGTTTGCAGGCGTGTATGAAAATACGAGAGACGAATCCAATTCCCATCATTATGCTGTCCGCTAAAAGCCAAGATATCGATAAAATATCAGGCCTCAGCATCGGCGCAGATGACTACGTAACCAAACCATTCAACCCGCTCGAGCTGATCGCACGGATCAAGTCGCAGCTTCGAAGAATGAACCAGTTCAACTCCGTTTTGGGCAATGCGAACGAAATACATATCGAAAACGTAGTGATTAATAATGCATCCCACACGGTAACGGTCGATCAACAGGAAATCAAATTGACTCCCCGCGAGTTCGCGCTCCTTCATATGCTGGCTGTCAATAGAGGGATGGTGCTGAGTATGGATCGCATCTACGAAGAAGTCTGGAACGAGCCTTTTATGGAGTCGAAGAATAGCGTCATGGTTCATATCCGTAAGCTCCGTGAGAAGATAGAATCCAATCCACGTGAACCGCGGATCATTAAAACCGTGTGGGGGATTGGATACAAAATCGAAAGCGATTTAAAAGCAAGGGGTGAGTAG
- a CDS encoding ATP-binding protein, with protein sequence MSRIQPQWLYTIRWRLMLIMVASLVLTGAAIFLGYVMAGALQKIEYVAVPINWLIEYAGSVRVMIITGIVLFPITFFLTSLRLVRDLREINTGLQEISAGRFGQVVRVKGKDELSVITESMNQLSSEWDHYLAEITRGLGEIASGQFDHQIPEIADHQLGEVALSINRMSMQLKHSIAEERKAEKTKNDLITGVSHDLRTPLTSILGFLEVIENDRYQDEVEMRYYVNIAYEKSLALQRLIDELFEYTRVNNGMPLELSELNMTGLIGQLAEEFVPITESAGMEIRLNVQEGDFKIQADGALLVRAYENILANAIQYGRMGKYIDIDIAQDGDMLVVRIQNYGVPIPERDLPFIFDRFYRVDSSRSKQTGGTGLGLAITKSIVEVHGGGITAHSNKKATWFETRLSRFGPNQTQVAVAEEVQNEINRLPTVLPEQDLLPKQRIFPWLRHLSLSRIAAVPMILLLVCAVVLFSMKNSFTSNLVVKLPSVFSENEDSTLTSTSGNNEMALITGKTDKGYTLLIHDYLFDGQSLSIQYSMKHSNQISELQWVKKKSVKPTFTLDASTIKAVPGIATDSGVVLAKNGTIRFHFTGSSPPPDQFLLRINVNQLILSDGPGQQDLLSGDWSFEIPVKKNYERKANGQSAPLQDSTDF encoded by the coding sequence GTGAGTAGGATCCAACCACAGTGGCTGTATACGATTCGGTGGAGATTAATGCTGATCATGGTTGCAAGCCTGGTTTTAACAGGCGCAGCTATTTTTTTGGGGTATGTCATGGCGGGAGCGCTGCAAAAAATTGAATATGTGGCTGTCCCGATTAATTGGCTCATTGAATATGCCGGGTCCGTTCGCGTGATGATCATTACCGGTATCGTTCTGTTTCCCATCACTTTCTTCCTAACCAGCCTCCGCTTAGTTCGGGATTTACGCGAAATCAACACAGGATTGCAGGAAATATCGGCAGGGCGGTTCGGGCAAGTTGTAAGGGTTAAGGGTAAGGATGAGTTAAGCGTCATCACGGAGAGTATGAATCAATTGAGCAGCGAATGGGATCATTATCTTGCGGAAATCACACGCGGTCTGGGGGAGATTGCGAGCGGGCAGTTTGACCATCAAATCCCGGAAATTGCCGATCATCAACTGGGAGAGGTAGCACTCAGCATCAACCGTATGAGCATGCAGTTGAAGCATTCGATTGCAGAGGAACGCAAGGCGGAAAAGACCAAAAATGATCTGATCACTGGTGTATCTCATGACCTGCGAACTCCACTGACCTCGATTCTCGGTTTTCTCGAAGTCATTGAGAACGATCGTTATCAGGATGAGGTGGAGATGCGTTATTACGTCAACATTGCATATGAGAAATCTTTGGCGCTTCAGCGATTGATCGACGAATTATTCGAATATACACGGGTCAACAACGGCATGCCTCTGGAACTCAGCGAGCTTAATATGACCGGGTTAATTGGCCAGCTTGCCGAAGAATTCGTACCGATTACCGAGAGTGCAGGCATGGAAATTAGGCTGAACGTCCAAGAGGGAGACTTCAAAATTCAAGCGGACGGGGCATTGTTGGTACGGGCTTACGAGAATATACTCGCCAATGCCATCCAGTACGGGCGGATGGGCAAATATATCGATATTGATATTGCACAAGATGGAGATATGCTAGTTGTGCGAATCCAAAACTATGGAGTCCCCATTCCCGAGCGGGATTTACCCTTTATTTTCGATCGTTTCTACCGCGTAGACAGCTCCAGGTCGAAGCAGACCGGAGGTACAGGTCTCGGTCTCGCCATAACAAAAAGTATTGTCGAGGTGCACGGAGGAGGCATCACTGCGCACAGCAACAAAAAGGCAACCTGGTTTGAAACACGGTTATCGAGGTTCGGACCTAATCAGACGCAAGTGGCTGTTGCGGAAGAAGTTCAAAACGAAATCAATCGGTTACCGACCGTGCTTCCGGAACAAGACCTTTTACCAAAACAAAGAATATTTCCTTGGCTTCGACACCTGTCTCTCTCCAGGATAGCTGCTGTACCCATGATCTTGCTGCTCGTCTGTGCAGTGGTACTATTCAGTATGAAGAATTCATTTACCTCTAATCTCGTGGTGAAGTTACCTTCCGTCTTCTCTGAAAATGAAGATTCAACGTTGACGTCAACAAGCGGAAATAACGAGATGGCTTTAATAACAGGCAAGACAGACAAAGGCTATACACTTCTCATTCATGATTACCTTTTCGACGGTCAGAGCCTGAGTATCCAATACTCAATGAAGCATTCTAACCAGATATCGGAGTTGCAGTGGGTGAAAAAAAAATCGGTCAAGCCAACTTTTACTTTGGATGCTTCAACGATAAAGGCGGTTCCCGGCATCGCCACGGATTCAGGTGTAGTTTTGGCCAAAAACGGAACTATCCGATTTCACTTTACTGGGAGCTCGCCACCTCCAGACCAGTTCCTATTGAGGATCAACGTAAACCAGTTAATCCTATCCGATGGCCCGGGTCAGCAGGATCTGCTCTCCGGAGACTGGAGCTTCGAAATTCCTGTGAAGAAAAATTATGAACGAAAAGCTAATGGTCAAAGCGCACCCTTACAGGATTCAACTGATTTTTGA